In the Melanotaenia boesemani isolate fMelBoe1 chromosome 14, fMelBoe1.pri, whole genome shotgun sequence genome, GTTAGATTCTCactataaataatgtattctgcctgagtcctgtccttccacaAAGTCAAAgtgaaattaacaacatatagcattactttttttttttcttaaaatagggacaactTATGGACATTAATAataatggctctgaatgtttaaagcctcTGGGACCCTCtatgctctttgggggacccccttgggggtgtgccagaccccaggttgggaaccactgacctACACTATGTGTAACAGTTTGATATCTTAAGCCTCATACAGAATCCATAGGTTCCAGTAAATAAGATTTTGTGCATTTTCCCCCTATGCATGCGTGGGTTTTCTGCAGGTAATCCCTCTTCCTCTTATGGCCCGAAAACAATcttgttaggttaattggtgtttctaaattcttcctaggagtgagtggttgtttttatgttggcCCTACAATGGACAGGTGACCTATCCAGGGTGCGCCCTGCCTCTCGCCTAATAGCAGCTGCAAGAGGCTCCAACTCCCCCCAGAACCCTGCATAGGAATCAGCTGGTAAAGCCGATGGATGTATGTTATGATTTTATACATGTGCTAATTTGTGTTAATTTTGACAATCTATTTGGAGTGAAAACATAGTGAATCCCATTATCTTTGTTGACTCCTTGGTAGGGCTGGACCACTGATCCAGACAGTATTTCCTGTAtagctttaaaaaagaaaactttattggCCATTACAAATAAGGCTTATCAATATTGTGCATCTCTAGTTCAGATCatattacaactttttttttctgtgcaaaaGTATTTATTTGCAGGCAGTCCCTAAATAAAGCTGTCTGATATAGCAAAGTAGAAAGTATAACATAAGCATCTTTATTTGTACTTAAGTAGAGTACATTGATTAATATGTACTTTAGAGATGCACAATATTTGGTATCAGCTGATATCGTCTTCAAAATTAGATATCGGCCATTCTGCTAATATAATTACCAATAAAATAACGTGCTGGGAGAACATTATCCAAGTCTGTTTTAATTAGGATATGATGCacatatctttttttgtttaaaaacaatttggCATTATTTAATTTGTCATGTTGTACATAATGCCAGTTGAAATATTCTTCTTATTTTGCGCAGGAAGTGAATGTTCCATTAGTATGCAGAATAAtactgttattttaatttaacaacaGAGGGAAGTAGATAATCTCTGCAATTAGGTGTGGgggaagaaatatttttatcGGTTATCGGCCAAATGAGTTGTAAAATATAGGCATATGGGATAGAAGGTATAAATCCAATATTGTGCATCCCTAATGTACTTAGGAATATTTAATCTCTGTTTATAAAGCTGTTAAggttaatgatttaattcttctACAAATGCAATTTtctcaagttttattttttttaatcttcaagTTTTAGCCAATTGTAAATTGGCTGCATTGTACATACATGTGCAATGTATAATGCACATCACAGATGATATTGTGGTTCTGTCTCATTAGAAATTCCACTGTTTTCTTCCATCTAGGGTACCAAATATGGTTGCATGGGGAACAGTTGGCGGTGTGGCGCTCATTCACTTCACAGACTGGCGATTAATTCTAGACTATGTTCCATACATTAATGGAAAGTTCAAGAAGGATGAGTGAAAAAGACTATAAAATGTGAGTTATGTCTTCATACCAACCAAATGTATATCTGCTACTTCCTTCTCACACTCTGCTTGCAGTGTTCAGTTGAATTTCTCATGAGCTTTTATTGTGTCACTAAGATAAAACGCACCGTCATGGGGTCACCACACTTGAAGgatgtatttgtttattaaatagACAGATGTGATGAAAAGCTATTTCATTAGCATGAAAATTT is a window encoding:
- the LOC121653583 gene encoding cytochrome b-c1 complex subunit 10-like, with protein sequence MVQNVLKKIVGPKYINILRAWVPNMVAWGTVGGVALIHFTDWRLILDYVPYINGKFKKDE